A region from the Aquimarina sp. ERC-38 genome encodes:
- the miaB gene encoding tRNA (N6-isopentenyl adenosine(37)-C2)-methylthiotransferase MiaB, whose product MEKIINEAIQGSTLTVEKNNGKRKLFIESYGCQMNFSDSEIVASILAKEGFDTTHLLEEADLVLVNTCSIREKAELTVRKRLEKYNSVKKINPGMKIGVLGCMAERLKSKFLEEEKMVDLVVGPDAYKDLPNLIEEIDAGRNAVNVILSKDETYGDISPVRLQSNGVSAFVSITRGCDNMCTFCVVPFTRGRERSRDPQSILSEIEDLVAKGFKEITLLGQNVDSFLWYGGGLKKDFEKASDFQKATAVNFAKLLDMVAQKFQSTRLRFTTSNPQDMTIDVIKVMAKHDNICKYIHLPIQSGSNRILKAMNRLHTREEYFTLIDTIKEYIPDCAISQDIITGFPTETEEDHQDTLSLMDYVKYDYGFMFAYSERPGTLAERKLDDDIPLEVKKRRLAEIIDKQRAHSEYRHRSFIGKTVEVLIEKESKKSDRHWSGRTTQNTVVVFPKEHYQIGDFVMVRIDECTSATLLGKASPSALKGETFTCTLKA is encoded by the coding sequence ATGGAGAAGATTATTAATGAAGCTATTCAGGGATCTACCCTAACTGTAGAAAAAAATAATGGCAAGCGTAAATTGTTTATTGAAAGTTACGGATGCCAGATGAATTTTAGTGATAGTGAGATTGTTGCTTCTATACTGGCTAAAGAAGGATTTGATACTACGCATTTACTGGAAGAGGCTGATCTTGTCCTGGTAAATACCTGTTCTATTCGTGAAAAAGCTGAACTTACGGTTCGTAAACGCCTAGAAAAATACAACTCCGTTAAAAAAATAAATCCGGGAATGAAGATTGGCGTTTTGGGCTGTATGGCCGAACGTTTAAAAAGCAAATTCCTGGAAGAAGAAAAAATGGTTGACCTGGTGGTAGGTCCGGATGCTTATAAAGACTTACCTAATTTAATAGAAGAAATTGATGCCGGAAGAAATGCGGTAAATGTAATTCTTTCTAAAGATGAAACGTATGGCGATATCTCACCGGTACGATTGCAATCTAACGGAGTTTCAGCTTTTGTTTCTATCACCCGAGGATGTGATAATATGTGTACGTTTTGTGTAGTACCCTTTACCCGGGGAAGAGAGCGAAGCCGTGACCCGCAAAGTATATTATCAGAAATAGAAGACTTGGTAGCTAAAGGTTTTAAAGAAATCACTTTGTTAGGACAAAATGTAGATAGTTTTTTATGGTATGGCGGCGGATTAAAAAAAGATTTTGAAAAAGCTTCGGATTTTCAAAAGGCTACTGCTGTTAATTTTGCTAAATTGTTGGATATGGTGGCGCAAAAGTTTCAAAGTACCCGGCTGCGATTTACTACATCCAATCCGCAGGATATGACAATTGATGTTATTAAAGTAATGGCAAAGCATGATAATATTTGTAAATATATTCATCTACCTATTCAAAGCGGAAGTAACCGTATTTTAAAAGCTATGAATCGGTTGCATACCCGAGAGGAGTATTTTACGCTGATTGACACCATTAAAGAATACATTCCGGACTGTGCAATCTCTCAGGATATTATAACCGGTTTTCCTACAGAAACCGAAGAAGATCATCAGGACACCTTGTCTTTAATGGATTATGTAAAATACGATTACGGATTTATGTTTGCCTATTCGGAACGGCCGGGAACACTTGCAGAACGTAAACTAGACGATGATATACCTCTGGAAGTTAAAAAAAGAAGATTGGCTGAGATTATAGATAAACAACGGGCACATAGTGAATACAGGCACCGCAGTTTTATCGGTAAAACAGTAGAAGTATTAATTGAAAAAGAATCCAAAAAATCCGATCGACACTGGAGTGGTCGCACTACACAAAATACAGTCGTGGTTTTTCCGAAAGAACATTATCAAATTGGGGATTTTGTAATGGTACGTATTGATGAATGTACTAGTGCAACATTGTTAGGGAAAGCAAGTCCCTCAGCCCTCAAAGGAGAAACTTTTACTTGTACTTTGAAAGCTTAG
- a CDS encoding sigma-54 interaction domain-containing protein, with protein MESVQATKQRFGIIGNDPKLNRAIEKAIQVAPTDISVLVTGESGVGKESIPKIIHALSHRKHGKYIAVNCGAIPEGTIDSELFGHEKGAFTGATQTRNGYFEVADGGTIFLDEVGELPLTTQVRLLRVLENGEFIKVGSSKVQKTNVRIVAATNVQMFEAIKKEKFREDLYYRLSTVEIQLPPLRERKDDIHLLFRKFASDFASKYKMPTIRLDNHAVLLLEKYRWCGNIRQLRNVAEQISVLEQNRAITAQTLQSYLPNTGSNLPAVVSKNSSDSDFSNEREILYKVLFDMKNDLNDLKKLTMELMQNGNSQDVQKENEGLIRKIYGEDEEEEAVNFEEELPTTTPEYLKITEVGSLAMDSDKYHFAEEIQEEETLSLQDKELELIKKSLDRHRGKRKAAAEELGISERTLYRKIKQYDL; from the coding sequence ATGGAATCAGTACAGGCAACAAAACAACGTTTTGGAATTATTGGGAACGACCCCAAATTAAATCGGGCTATTGAAAAAGCAATACAGGTGGCTCCTACTGATATTTCGGTATTAGTTACCGGAGAAAGCGGGGTAGGTAAAGAAAGTATTCCTAAAATTATTCACGCTTTATCACATCGGAAACACGGAAAATATATCGCGGTAAATTGCGGAGCCATTCCCGAAGGTACGATTGACAGCGAACTGTTCGGACATGAGAAAGGTGCTTTTACCGGAGCAACACAAACCCGAAACGGTTATTTTGAAGTTGCAGACGGAGGTACTATTTTCCTGGATGAAGTAGGTGAATTACCGCTAACTACTCAAGTGCGGTTATTACGGGTACTGGAAAACGGTGAGTTCATTAAGGTGGGTTCTTCAAAAGTACAGAAAACCAATGTGCGTATTGTAGCAGCTACTAATGTGCAGATGTTTGAAGCTATTAAAAAGGAAAAATTCAGAGAAGATTTATATTATCGTTTAAGTACGGTAGAAATTCAACTTCCGCCTTTGCGAGAACGTAAAGATGACATCCATCTGTTATTTAGGAAGTTTGCATCTGATTTTGCATCTAAATATAAAATGCCCACCATCAGGCTTGACAACCATGCTGTTTTACTATTAGAAAAATACCGGTGGTGTGGTAATATTCGTCAATTACGCAACGTAGCCGAACAAATATCAGTCCTTGAACAAAACAGAGCTATTACAGCGCAGACGCTGCAAAGTTATTTACCTAATACCGGAAGTAATTTGCCGGCAGTAGTTTCTAAGAACAGTAGCGACAGTGATTTTAGTAATGAACGGGAAATTCTTTACAAAGTACTTTTTGATATGAAGAATGACCTGAATGACCTGAAAAAATTAACTATGGAGTTGATGCAAAACGGAAATTCACAAGATGTTCAGAAGGAAAATGAAGGTTTAATTCGGAAAATATATGGAGAAGATGAAGAAGAGGAAGCCGTTAACTTTGAAGAAGAACTCCCTACGACTACACCTGAGTATTTAAAAATTACGGAAGTAGGTAGTCTTGCTATGGATAGTGATAAATATCATTTTGCTGAAGAAATTCAGGAGGAAGAAACACTCTCGTTACAAGACAAAGAATTAGAATTGATAAAAAAATCTTTAGATCGACACCGAGGCAAAAGAAAAGCAGCGGCAGAAGAATTAGGGATAAGCGAACGAACCCTATACCGAAAAATTAAGCAGTATGATTTGTAG
- a CDS encoding LptE family protein has translation MKTKILKRFLSFLVLGVVLLTLQACGAYSFTGTDISPDIKSFQVNFFQNQAPIVVPGIDQRFTNALQDLIVNQTNLQLATSNGDLVYEGEIVQYYISPNTATSDNTAAQNRLTIGINVRFFDTKDNTKDLEQRFSFFFDYPAATSESAIQDQAIEEIYERITQDVFNATLARW, from the coding sequence TTGAAAACTAAAATTTTAAAGCGATTTCTTTCTTTTCTGGTTCTCGGAGTGGTACTTCTCACCTTGCAAGCTTGTGGAGCTTATTCCTTTACAGGAACTGATATTTCACCGGATATAAAATCTTTTCAGGTAAATTTCTTTCAGAACCAGGCGCCTATTGTTGTACCCGGGATTGATCAGCGTTTTACAAACGCTTTACAGGATTTAATTGTAAATCAAACCAATTTACAACTAGCAACTTCAAATGGGGATTTGGTATATGAAGGAGAAATTGTTCAATATTATATTTCGCCAAATACAGCTACTTCTGACAATACAGCGGCACAAAACCGTTTGACTATTGGTATCAACGTTCGGTTTTTTGATACTAAAGATAATACTAAGGACCTAGAACAACGTTTTTCTTTCTTCTTTGACTACCCGGCAGCAACTTCAGAATCTGCTATTCAGGATCAAGCCATTGAAGAAATTTATGAGCGTATTACCCAGGATGTATTTAATGCAACCCTGGCACGGTGGTAA
- the secG gene encoding preprotein translocase subunit SecG, giving the protein MTTFSIFLVLIVIVSFLLIVVIMVQNPKGGGLSSSFGGGGTQQLGGVKKTTDFLDKSTWALATLLLVLILLSNVNLMDGPLDNSNVDLQEVESVPVTPSEVPTTETPVEETPE; this is encoded by the coding sequence ATGACAACATTTTCGATATTTTTAGTACTCATCGTTATCGTTTCGTTTTTACTAATTGTAGTAATCATGGTACAAAATCCTAAAGGTGGGGGTTTATCTTCTTCTTTTGGTGGCGGAGGCACACAACAATTGGGAGGTGTCAAAAAAACGACGGATTTCTTAGATAAGAGTACCTGGGCATTAGCTACCTTATTGTTAGTATTAATTTTATTATCTAATGTTAATTTAATGGATGGACCTTTAGATAATTCTAATGTGGATTTGCAAGAAGTTGAATCTGTCCCGGTAACACCATCTGAAGTACCAACAACTGAAACACCCGTAGAGGAAACTCCGGAATAA
- a CDS encoding co-chaperone GroES gives MGINIKPLSDRVVIEPLPAETQTASGLFIPDSAQEKQQKGKVAAVGGGKKDHTMTVKVGDTVLYGKYSGTELKLEGTDYLIMREDDILAIV, from the coding sequence ATGGGAATTAACATTAAACCGCTTTCTGACCGAGTAGTAATTGAACCGCTACCTGCAGAAACGCAAACGGCTTCGGGCTTATTTATCCCCGACTCTGCACAAGAAAAACAACAAAAAGGAAAAGTTGCTGCCGTAGGTGGTGGTAAAAAAGACCACACCATGACCGTAAAAGTCGGAGATACGGTTTTATATGGTAAATATTCCGGTACGGAGCTAAAATTAGAAGGTACGGACTATTTAATTATGAGAGAAGACGATATTCTAGCAATCGTATAG
- the groL gene encoding chaperonin GroEL (60 kDa chaperone family; promotes refolding of misfolded polypeptides especially under stressful conditions; forms two stacked rings of heptamers to form a barrel-shaped 14mer; ends can be capped by GroES; misfolded proteins enter the barrel where they are refolded when GroES binds) — translation MAKDIKFDIEARDGIKRGVDALANAVKVTLGPKGRNVIIGKSFGAPQVTKDGVTVAKEVELENALENMGAQMVKEVASKTNDLAGDGTTTATVLAQAIVKEGLKNVAAGANPMDLKRGIDKAVEAITKDLEKQSQEVGSSSDKIKQVASISANNDETIGDLIAQAFGKVGKEGVITVEEAKGTDTYVDVVEGMQFDRGYLSPYFVTDSEKMTADLESPYILLYDKKISAMKDLLPVLEPVAQTGKPLLIIAEDVDGEALATLVVNKLRGALKIAAVKAPGFGDRRKAMLEDIAILTGGTVISEERGFTLENTTIEHLGTAEKVAIDKDNTTVVNGAGGEDLIKNRVNQIKSQIETTTSDYDREKLQERLAKLAGGVAVLYVGAASEVEMKEKKDRVDDALHATRAAVEEGIVAGGGVALVRAKSDLNKIKTENADEATGIQIVARAIEAPLRTIVENAGGEGSVVISKVLEGKKDFGYDAKSEDYVDMLKAGIIDPKKVTRVALENAASVSGMILTTECALTDIKEDAPAGGGGMPPMGGGMPGMM, via the coding sequence ATGGCAAAAGATATAAAATTTGATATTGAAGCGAGAGATGGCATTAAACGTGGAGTTGATGCATTAGCAAACGCGGTAAAAGTTACTTTAGGGCCTAAGGGGCGTAATGTAATTATCGGTAAATCTTTCGGAGCACCTCAGGTAACAAAAGATGGGGTTACAGTTGCTAAAGAAGTAGAGCTGGAAAACGCTCTTGAAAATATGGGAGCACAAATGGTTAAAGAAGTTGCTTCAAAAACAAATGACCTGGCTGGTGACGGTACCACTACGGCAACTGTTTTAGCCCAGGCAATTGTAAAAGAAGGCCTTAAAAACGTAGCTGCTGGTGCAAATCCTATGGATTTGAAAAGAGGGATTGATAAAGCAGTAGAAGCTATTACTAAAGACTTAGAAAAACAATCTCAAGAAGTAGGAAGTTCTTCAGATAAAATTAAGCAGGTAGCTTCTATATCAGCTAATAATGATGAAACTATCGGAGATTTAATTGCTCAGGCTTTCGGAAAAGTGGGAAAAGAAGGGGTGATCACTGTGGAAGAAGCAAAAGGAACGGATACTTACGTAGATGTCGTAGAAGGGATGCAGTTTGACCGAGGTTACTTATCTCCTTACTTTGTAACAGATAGTGAAAAAATGACAGCTGACTTAGAAAGTCCGTATATCTTACTATACGACAAGAAAATTTCGGCTATGAAAGATTTACTACCAGTATTAGAACCTGTAGCGCAAACCGGAAAGCCTTTATTAATTATTGCAGAGGATGTTGACGGAGAAGCTTTGGCTACCTTAGTTGTAAACAAACTAAGAGGTGCGTTGAAGATTGCTGCGGTAAAGGCTCCTGGTTTTGGAGATCGTCGTAAGGCAATGTTAGAAGATATTGCAATCTTAACTGGTGGTACGGTAATTTCTGAAGAAAGAGGATTTACTTTAGAAAATACAACCATTGAACATTTAGGAACCGCTGAAAAAGTAGCTATCGATAAAGATAATACTACGGTGGTTAATGGTGCTGGTGGCGAAGATTTGATTAAAAACCGGGTAAATCAAATTAAATCTCAGATTGAAACGACTACTTCTGATTATGACCGTGAGAAATTACAGGAGCGTTTAGCCAAGTTAGCTGGTGGTGTTGCGGTGCTTTACGTGGGTGCAGCTTCTGAAGTAGAAATGAAAGAGAAGAAAGACCGTGTAGATGATGCTTTACATGCTACCCGTGCAGCGGTTGAAGAAGGTATTGTTGCCGGAGGTGGTGTTGCCCTGGTACGTGCTAAATCTGATCTTAATAAGATTAAAACGGAAAACGCTGATGAAGCTACAGGAATACAAATTGTTGCCCGTGCGATTGAGGCTCCTTTACGAACTATTGTAGAGAATGCTGGTGGTGAAGGTTCCGTAGTAATTTCTAAAGTATTAGAAGGTAAAAAAGATTTTGGATATGATGCAAAATCCGAAGATTATGTGGATATGTTAAAAGCGGGTATTATTGATCCTAAAAAAGTAACCCGTGTTGCTTTGGAGAATGCAGCATCCGTATCCGGAATGATTTTGACTACCGAATGTGCATTAACAGATATTAAAGAAGATGCTCCTGCCGGAGGAGGCGGAATGCCACCGATGGGTGGAGGGATGCCGGGAATGATGTAA
- a CDS encoding GLPGLI family protein codes for MKKIPTFFLLIFYSVFFGQSSYEITYNFKDEFGFTSESKLCIDGEECVFKINDKRKKGSWFVPNHPDNLKTLILNDELSTFIYSNRSENKVRIVYYKGKEVLYTTSNDSYKWQITKEEKKIGNYNCIKATLRLNNREYTVWFSTEIPISFGPLKLHGLPGLIVAVKEKDGFFEINLTGIKKELNREKLIYFREYFEVKKRKVLSYDRYQSYVTKIATDLKINQLAIVAQVPGANIYYDEDQGEFTKRLIDIPDNFVVELQQIN; via the coding sequence ATGAAAAAGATACCTACTTTTTTTTTATTAATATTTTATTCTGTATTTTTTGGTCAAAGCAGTTATGAAATTACTTATAATTTTAAAGACGAATTTGGATTTACTTCGGAAAGTAAGTTGTGTATAGACGGTGAAGAATGTGTATTTAAAATAAATGATAAAAGGAAAAAAGGTTCTTGGTTTGTTCCAAATCATCCTGATAATCTTAAAACGTTAATTCTCAATGATGAATTATCAACCTTTATTTATTCAAATAGATCAGAGAATAAGGTAAGAATTGTTTATTACAAAGGGAAAGAAGTCTTATATACAACTTCAAATGATAGTTACAAATGGCAAATAACTAAAGAAGAAAAAAAAATAGGTAATTATAATTGTATAAAAGCAACTTTAAGACTAAATAATAGGGAATATACTGTTTGGTTCAGTACTGAAATCCCAATTTCTTTTGGACCATTAAAACTTCATGGACTGCCAGGTTTAATAGTTGCGGTTAAAGAAAAAGATGGTTTTTTTGAAATTAATCTTACAGGTATAAAAAAAGAATTAAATAGAGAGAAATTAATTTATTTTAGAGAATATTTTGAAGTTAAAAAAAGAAAAGTATTATCTTATGATAGATACCAAAGTTATGTTACAAAAATAGCTACTGATTTAAAAATTAATCAATTAGCAATTGTTGCTCAAGTTCCGGGAGCAAATATATATTACGACGAGGATCAAGGGGAATTTACTAAGAGATTAATAGATATTCCTGATAATTTTGTTGTAGAACTTCAACAAATTAATTAA
- the ddpX gene encoding D-alanyl-D-alanine dipeptidase yields the protein MIKNLLITYVVVLTFFSCKEESEVAISSDVLALLEHSKNSQKRASDVLKNIQQSNDFGSARQSRQDYLNQIADDEFVNLEKLSTYFIIDLPYATSDNFLGEQMYDCKRCLLRGEVAKALLAEQKELMRKGYRFKIFDCYRPLSVQRKMWELQPDPQYVADPEQGSVHNRGAAVDLTLTNLKGDVVEMGTDFDDFSEKAHHTYKDLPAKIINNRKLLKTVMENAGFSSFTTEWWHYNFNLGQDYEIEDFVWDCE from the coding sequence ATGATCAAAAATTTACTTATTACTTATGTTGTAGTACTTACTTTTTTTTCTTGTAAAGAAGAAAGCGAAGTAGCAATAAGTTCGGATGTATTGGCGCTTTTAGAACATTCTAAGAATAGTCAAAAAAGAGCTTCTGATGTTTTAAAAAACATACAACAAAGCAATGACTTTGGTTCGGCAAGACAAAGTCGGCAAGACTACTTAAACCAGATTGCAGATGATGAATTTGTGAACCTGGAAAAATTATCTACGTATTTTATTATCGACCTACCATATGCGACCTCTGATAATTTCTTAGGTGAACAAATGTATGATTGTAAGCGATGCCTGTTACGGGGTGAGGTGGCTAAAGCTTTATTAGCTGAGCAGAAAGAATTAATGAGAAAAGGCTATCGTTTTAAAATCTTTGATTGTTACCGGCCATTAAGCGTACAAAGAAAGATGTGGGAATTGCAACCTGATCCTCAATATGTAGCCGATCCAGAACAAGGCTCTGTACATAATAGGGGAGCGGCAGTAGATTTAACTCTGACCAATTTAAAAGGAGATGTTGTGGAAATGGGTACTGATTTTGATGATTTTAGCGAAAAAGCGCATCACACCTATAAAGATTTACCTGCCAAAATTATAAACAACCGGAAACTTTTAAAAACCGTTATGGAAAACGCAGGTTTCTCCAGTTTTACAACTGAATGGTGGCATTATAATTTCAATCTAGGACAAGATTATGAAATTGAGGATTTTGTGTGGGATTGCGAATAA
- a CDS encoding DUF3347 domain-containing protein, whose product MVNCSKEKKGKQPTTEVTTVERGVIKNLNRTTHQSDAVFTDQKVNQLYNNYLEIKKHLVNSDPKKVRKASKKLEKFLAQHRYEQSFEATANLIALTRDLQKQRDFFKTLTEETQKVITTSTIISGKIYLQFCPAVFEGEGGYWLSDSKEIRNPYYGFKNLEYGKVKAAIP is encoded by the coding sequence ATGGTTAATTGTTCAAAAGAAAAGAAAGGAAAGCAACCTACTACAGAAGTAACTACCGTAGAGAGAGGAGTTATAAAGAATCTTAATCGTACTACGCATCAAAGTGATGCCGTATTTACAGACCAAAAAGTTAATCAACTATATAATAATTATTTGGAAATAAAAAAACACCTGGTCAATAGTGATCCAAAAAAAGTAAGGAAAGCATCTAAAAAATTAGAAAAATTTCTGGCTCAACATCGTTATGAGCAATCTTTTGAAGCTACGGCTAATTTAATTGCTTTGACTAGAGATTTACAAAAACAACGGGATTTTTTTAAAACGCTAACAGAAGAAACGCAAAAGGTTATAACTACTTCTACCATAATTTCCGGCAAAATATATTTGCAGTTTTGTCCTGCTGTTTTTGAAGGAGAAGGTGGTTATTGGTTATCTGACTCTAAAGAAATTAGAAATCCGTATTATGGTTTTAAGAATTTAGAATACGGTAAAGTAAAGGCGGCTATCCCTTAA
- a CDS encoding TolC family protein, whose translation MKSLYSLCYKNTLVLITFLFSGIYISAQSIQEYKQEALANNSELQALKTGHRIDEVVAKQKISWGNTEVSSGYFINNPGIVDGDVQAVVGISQPVPILGYLKKQKKIAQVQKEKNGHILEVFQKKFFLKLERLYYKLYEHKAKIRILKKQLDVVDQYMDTLQVDSTQNLQVTRLMLQVEKNEVQNAIELLKGSLLNEEANFNVMLGRDGFEALVIPDNLYLPEEEPTLLLEDITYHPEMMTFDLEEKLYEDRIQLDTHKKTVALSLGLDYFIIDENTNLTGNNSQDFIMPKATFSFPVFSGVSKTKREALLLTQEKNSFDKTTTQIKLENLLNSAVNNRITARISLNAYQEIIDELKKLSSVLENSSIKSKYDSERKITAYKIKKIEAITSYFQQTAVLNYLQ comes from the coding sequence ATGAAATCATTATATTCTCTATGCTATAAAAATACATTAGTTTTAATAACTTTTTTGTTTAGTGGCATTTACATATCCGCACAATCTATACAAGAATACAAACAAGAGGCTTTAGCAAATAATAGTGAATTACAAGCTTTAAAAACAGGTCATAGAATTGATGAAGTGGTAGCTAAACAAAAAATATCCTGGGGAAATACAGAAGTTTCATCCGGCTATTTTATCAATAATCCGGGTATAGTCGATGGAGATGTACAAGCGGTAGTAGGTATTTCACAACCGGTTCCAATTCTCGGATATCTTAAAAAGCAGAAAAAAATTGCTCAGGTACAAAAAGAAAAAAATGGTCATATTCTTGAAGTTTTTCAGAAAAAATTCTTTTTGAAATTAGAGCGGTTATACTATAAATTATACGAGCATAAGGCAAAGATTAGAATTTTAAAAAAGCAGTTAGATGTGGTAGACCAATATATGGATACTCTACAGGTGGATAGTACGCAGAATTTACAGGTAACCAGGCTTATGCTACAAGTTGAAAAAAACGAAGTGCAAAATGCTATCGAACTGTTAAAAGGATCTTTATTAAACGAAGAAGCAAATTTTAATGTAATGCTGGGTAGAGATGGTTTTGAAGCCCTCGTTATTCCGGATAATTTATACCTTCCGGAAGAGGAACCTACCTTATTACTAGAAGATATTACCTATCATCCGGAAATGATGACTTTTGATTTAGAAGAAAAATTGTATGAGGATAGGATCCAACTTGATACTCATAAAAAAACAGTTGCGTTATCCCTAGGATTAGATTATTTTATTATTGATGAAAATACAAACTTAACAGGAAATAATAGTCAGGATTTTATAATGCCAAAGGCCACTTTTTCATTTCCGGTATTTTCCGGTGTTAGTAAGACTAAAAGAGAAGCACTATTGCTTACCCAAGAAAAAAATAGCTTTGATAAAACAACTACGCAGATCAAATTAGAAAACTTATTGAATAGCGCAGTAAATAATAGGATAACTGCCCGGATTTCCTTAAATGCCTATCAAGAAATTATTGATGAACTTAAAAAGTTGTCGTCGGTATTAGAAAATAGTAGCATTAAAAGTAAGTATGATTCGGAACGTAAAATCACGGCGTATAAAATAAAAAAAATAGAAGCCATCACCAGTTATTTTCAACAAACTGCTGTTTTAAATTATTTACAATGA
- a CDS encoding GAF domain-containing protein → MIFDELRPKIQKLIQEQHISVTDRLHQICVLLKEEVAHYDWVGFYFKNGDKKELKLKTYVGAPTDHEIIPFGKGICGQVAESNQNFVVPDVQAQDNYIACSISVKSEIVIPLFKNGENIGQIDIDSNQKDPFTEADERFLEFVNKEAAKML, encoded by the coding sequence ATGATTTTTGACGAGTTAAGACCTAAAATACAAAAATTGATACAAGAGCAGCATATTTCAGTAACAGACCGACTGCACCAAATATGTGTTTTACTAAAAGAAGAAGTGGCTCATTATGACTGGGTAGGATTCTATTTTAAAAATGGAGATAAAAAAGAATTAAAATTGAAAACTTACGTAGGGGCACCTACCGATCATGAAATCATACCTTTTGGAAAAGGGATTTGCGGACAAGTAGCAGAATCTAATCAGAATTTTGTAGTTCCGGATGTACAAGCACAGGATAATTATATTGCTTGTAGTATTTCTGTAAAATCAGAAATAGTCATTCCTCTATTTAAAAATGGCGAAAATATTGGTCAGATTGATATAGATTCGAATCAAAAAGATCCGTTTACCGAAGCAGACGAGCGTTTTCTTGAATTTGTTAATAAAGAAGCGGCTAAAATGCTTTGA
- a CDS encoding GntR family transcriptional regulator, producing MPKKTPKSILPLVQKIYDLQNINSISKHEQIVHGIINAIDSGILIAGDKLPSINEMVAEIGYARKTFVKAYTELKERGLVESKNLKGYYIISTETNVTLKVALILFAFHSFQEDFYNTFRKELGEKFHIDIFFHHNNIDLFRTILNNISGKYGMYVIAPIQQEATITLLKKISADRLLIVDRFIKMPSDYSYISQEFEEVTYQKLVGLTSKIKKYDRFVLFYKKQADYPQGILKAFKRYCEDFDINGNIKESYEEGSLENHTAYFFISDSQLWKVLKDVRTMNYHIGKDIGVLAHDDNIVKELTFGGITTISTNFSEMAKKAALFIKKGKRIQEIVPTYLYQRNSL from the coding sequence ATGCCAAAGAAAACCCCAAAATCCATCTTACCCCTGGTACAAAAGATCTACGATCTACAAAATATAAATTCTATTTCCAAACATGAACAGATCGTTCATGGTATTATAAATGCTATTGATTCCGGAATTTTAATCGCTGGTGATAAGCTACCTTCTATTAATGAAATGGTTGCAGAAATAGGTTATGCCCGGAAGACTTTTGTAAAAGCTTATACCGAACTTAAAGAGCGAGGACTTGTAGAATCTAAAAATTTAAAAGGATACTACATCATCAGTACCGAAACTAATGTAACCCTAAAGGTAGCACTCATCCTCTTTGCCTTTCATAGTTTTCAGGAAGACTTTTATAATACCTTCAGAAAGGAGCTGGGAGAAAAGTTTCATATTGATATATTCTTTCATCATAATAATATTGACCTATTTCGTACCATACTTAATAATATTTCAGGGAAATACGGTATGTACGTCATTGCTCCTATCCAACAGGAAGCTACCATTACTTTATTAAAAAAAATATCAGCAGACCGTTTACTTATTGTAGACCGTTTTATTAAAATGCCCAGTGATTATTCTTATATTTCGCAAGAGTTTGAAGAAGTAACCTATCAAAAATTAGTCGGCTTAACTTCAAAAATTAAGAAATACGATCGATTTGTTTTATTTTATAAGAAGCAGGCAGATTATCCGCAAGGGATTTTAAAAGCTTTTAAAAGATATTGTGAAGACTTTGATATCAATGGAAATATAAAAGAAAGTTACGAGGAAGGCTCCCTCGAGAATCATACAGCTTATTTCTTTATTAGTGATTCACAACTATGGAAAGTACTAAAAGACGTACGTACGATGAACTATCACATAGGAAAAGATATTGGCGTATTAGCTCATGATGATAATATTGTAAAAGAATTAACCTTTGGCGGAATTACAACCATATCAACAAACTTTAGCGAAATGGCAAAAAAGGCCGCTCTTTTTATAAAAAAAGGAAAAAGAATACAAGAAATTGTTCCTACCTACTTGTATCAACGCAATTCTTTATAA